The Coccidioides posadasii str. Silveira chromosome 3, complete sequence genome contains a region encoding:
- a CDS encoding uncharacterized protein (EggNog:ENOG410PIRM~COG:O), which translates to MPLFERSRLAKAHRDTLTHEFQDARNMRVQKEEKERKQAEADKLEAANEAAHAATGGLMECQCCYTDAPINRMIPCAGDQTHFFCQSCIKANAKTQIGYMRYEIHCMDTSGCNALFSQVELADILGTALMRKIDDLRQRDEIEKAEIDGLEECPFCDFKAIYPPVEENREFRCLKSECGKVSCRSCKGESHVPKTCDEARKEKNIPVRHKIEEAMSEAIIRICPNSKCKMPIVKADGCNKLYCTKCRWIMCYVCKKDISKDGYHHFTGKGGSCPLHDYAPSEGRHYQEAALAQKTATEEALKSHPELKETDLEVDLPKTIFADIPGQNILGLPLVNQLYPANGPGAPRVHGHQPGFLERAGNQNFLPALPQEYFQDDMAEQPFQHGVPWDAGPRPALIVQENTQPAVNNTNQQPAVGGQLRQRLFEEQRFQRNPANGAIPAVRPADLVNTHAALPVNDDFEGLKLLQDRYVGRLNDPFGADALNQFANEVRPMIDWPDDNFLI; encoded by the coding sequence AGAAGGAGCGTAAGCAAGCAGAAGCGGATAAGTTAGAAGCAGCAAACGAGGCAGCCCACGCGGCCACTGGAGGTCTCATGGAATGTCAATGCTGTTATACTGACGCTCCCATTAACCGCATGATCCCCTGTGCCGGTGACCAAACCCACTTTTTCTGCCAGTCTTGCATCAAGGCAAATGCAAAAACCCAAATTGGGTACATGAGATACGAAATCCATTGCATGGACACAAGCGGCTGCAACGCTTTGTTTTCTCAGGTTGAACTTGCGGATATTCTTGGTACTGCGCTGATGAGAAAAATTGACGATCTCCGTCAACGCGATGAAATCGAAAAAGCTGAAATTGATGGGCTGGAAGAGTGTCCATTTTGCGATTTTAAAGCCATCTACCCTCCAGTCGAAGAAAACCGCGAGTTTCGCTGCTTGAAATCTGAATGCGGGAAAGTGAGTTGCCGCTCATGCAAGGGGGAGAGTCACGTCCCGAAAACTTGCGATGAAGCCCGGAAGGAAAAGAACATTCCTGTGCGCCACAAGATTGAAGAGGCCATGAGCGAGGCTATCATCCGCATATGCCCTAATTCTAAATGTAAGATGCCTATTGTTAAGGCGGACGGTTGCAACAAGCTGTATTGCACGAAATGCCGGTGGATAATGTGTTATGTTTGCAAAAAAGATATTTCAAAGGACGGATACCACCATTTCACCGGCAAAGGCGGCTCATGCCCCCTGCATGACTACGCTCCATCCGAGGGTCGTCATTATCAGGAGGCAGCCCTAGCCCAAAAGACAGCAACCGAAGAAGCGCTGAAGTCTCACCCAGAATTGAAGGAAACCGACCTTGAAGTAGACCTACCAAAGACCATCTTTGCTGATATACCAGGACAAAACATACTAGGTCTCCCATTGGTAAATCAGCTATACCCCGCTAACGGTCCAGGTGCGCCAAGAGTTCATGGCCATCAACCTGGCTTTCTTGAACGTGCTGGTAATCAGAATTTTCTCCCTGCTCTTCCGCAGGAGTACTTTCAGGACGACATGGCAGAACAACCGTTCCAACATGGTGTTCCATGGGATGCCGGCCCACGACCAGCTCTGATCGTCCAAGAAAACACCCAACCGGCGGTTAACAATACCAACCAGCAACCTGCTGTGGGAGGACAGCTTCGCCAACGCCTTTTTGAAGAACAACGTTTCCAGCGTAACCCGGCTAATGGCGCTATCCCCGCTGTACGCCCAGCAGATCTTGTTAATACCCACGCCGCATTGCCGGTCAATGACGATTTCGAAGGCCTGAAGCTCCTTCAAGACCGATACGTCGGGCGATTAAATGATCCTTTCGGAGCAGATGCTCTGAACCAGTTTGCTAACGAAGTGAGACCCATGATAGACTGGCCAGATGATAATTTCCTAATATAA
- a CDS encoding uncharacterized protein (EggNog:ENOG410PQU7~COG:D~BUSCO:13970at33183): MMAHRAAHPAAATDTPSPATDATHFPTTAAPAANPGSGPPAKPLLPPSSPTTTENRVPDTYARLASSFSSFLAVSMHQILFLRSVYPPATFLPVRQYNHPVKQSRHPGVCSWINDACSFVEAALIKSSISAASFVIVSERTNRPLERYTFDFSQIPQVESTDIHTPFASAVAAKTGNIEKFDIFQKSANAAQSIPKSVPSTATVDTEAQFRGVLARLASACARLTPLPQHEEYRPALFVILRPNAEPPAGITAEEQWWIPTEPNGLSTVPTESVNGDFPERKSFGNSNSKGLNENNKRPCPNSPKTPSNGTPNNCKRSRAQTVPVRRVDAGEMQLEVWAEEAYGKFEILDRLNTG, encoded by the coding sequence ATGATGGCGCACAGAGCTGCCCACCCGGCTGCTGCGACTGATACCCCGTCGCCAGCCACTGACGCAACTCATTTCCCAACAACTGCGGCTCCTGCAGCCAACCCTGGTTCTGGCCCTCCCGCAAAACCTCTTCTCCCGCCAAGCAGTCCGACCACCACTGAGAACCGTGTTCCCGATACCTATGCTCGGCTCGCGTCCtcgttttcttcttttctcgcCGTGAGCATGCATCAAATCCTGTTTCTTCGCTCTGTCTATCCGCCAGCCACTTTTCTTCCCGTCCGTCAATATAACCACCCCGTCAAACAGTCGCGCCACCCTGGCGTCTGTTCCTGGATCAACGACGCGTGTTCATTCGTCGAAGCCGCACTGATAAAATCTTCAATCTCGGCTGCATCATTCGTCATAGTCTCCGAAAGGACAAACCGGCCATTGGAACGGTATACTTTCGACTTTTCCCAGATACCGCAGGTGGAGTCGACAGACATCCATACGCCATTTGCGAGCGCTGTCGCTGCTAAAACTGGCAATATCGAGAAATTtgatatcttccaaaaatcCGCAAATGCTGCCCAGTCTATTCCCAAGTCTGTCCCATCAACGGCCACCGTTGACACGGAGGCTCAATTTCGAGGTGTCCTCGCACGATTGGCGTCGGCGTGTGCAAGGCTGACTCCGCTTCCGCAGCATGAAGAATATCGCCCCGCGCTTTTCGTCATATTACGCCCCAATGCAGAACCCCCTGCTGGTATAACAGCGGAGGAACAGTGGTGGATTCCAACTGAACCCAACGGCCTTTCTACCGTGCCCACCGAATCGGTGAATGGGGACTTCCCAGAACGAAAATCCTTTGGAAATAGCAATTCTAAGGGCCTAAACGAAAACAACAAGAGGCCCTGCCCCAATAGCCCAAAGACCCCCAGTAATGGCACTCCCAACAATTGCAAACGCTCAAGAGCGCAAACCGTCCCTGTTCGCAGGGTTGATGCTGGAGAGATGCAGCTGGAGGTGTGGGCGGAAGAAGCGTATGGGAAATTCGAAATTCTGGACCGCCTTAATACCGGATAA